A genomic window from Martelella lutilitoris includes:
- a CDS encoding nuclear transport factor 2 family protein: MNFLSRKDLENHATTWIEAWNRHDVDAVITPFSKSVVFVSPRAAIVTGDATVRGRDALYDYWTKALAAVPDLEFRLESIACDENAQTVLVHYVSHAGGKTLRACELMRFENGLQVYGEAFYGADVSEPSQ; the protein is encoded by the coding sequence GCAAAGATCTCGAAAATCATGCAACTACATGGATCGAAGCATGGAACCGCCACGACGTCGATGCGGTGATCACACCATTTTCCAAGTCGGTTGTATTCGTTAGCCCGAGGGCGGCAATCGTGACCGGAGACGCAACGGTGCGAGGCCGAGATGCGCTTTATGACTACTGGACGAAAGCCCTCGCCGCCGTTCCCGACCTGGAATTTAGACTTGAATCCATCGCCTGTGACGAGAACGCGCAAACCGTTCTGGTCCACTACGTGTCGCATGCCGGTGGAAAGACTCTTCGAGCATGCGAACTCATGCGGTTCGAGAATGGACTGCAAGTTTATGGCGAGGCGTTTTATGGCGCGGATGTTTCGGAGCCGTCGCAATGA
- a CDS encoding cupin domain-containing protein, translated as MRPVEPSSENFYRWGNGCSGWRLLDLEHLQVRQETMPPATAEEPHVHREAHQFFYVLDGQMTILTPIGVTLIGPGQGMHIPAGQPHWVRNDDVSDLIFLLSSSPSTSGDRYPADPTNWGA; from the coding sequence ATGAGACCCGTCGAACCTTCAAGCGAGAATTTCTATCGTTGGGGAAACGGCTGTTCGGGCTGGCGCCTGCTTGACCTCGAGCACCTTCAGGTGAGGCAGGAAACAATGCCGCCGGCGACGGCTGAAGAGCCCCATGTACATCGTGAGGCGCATCAATTCTTTTATGTGCTGGATGGGCAAATGACGATCCTCACCCCCATCGGCGTCACTCTCATTGGTCCGGGCCAAGGAATGCATATACCGGCCGGGCAACCGCACTGGGTCAGAAACGACGACGTTTCCGATCTTATATTCCTGCTCTCATCCAGCCCAAGTACATCCGGTGACCGCTACCCCGCCGACCCAACGAATTGGGGGGCTTGA
- a CDS encoding tetratricopeptide repeat protein produces the protein MTHATAIFDLSLALEAYGADRLGEAESICRTICAQDPPPVDAMHLLGLIEMAQGRLEAAVETLTAVTKFQPDDATARNNLGIALRKHGRLPEAIAAFENAVACRPTYPNALYNLAVALTDTGNRGSAIEPLRRCLSHAPDHAGARFLLGDLLVDAGDHEEATAHLERYLGENPDDVDGARMRLAQMNRGPVPSRASAAQLDQLYSSKARDWDLADGYLAHRHVSDALARLLPRHGNRILDMGCGTGLVGGLLRDRAAHLAGIDLSGAMLSVARQKSLYDTLVRDDLASFLSATSLRFNAVAAAAVLIHFGDLATILPSVANIMDPGGLFAFTVYPNDKGDRLGFGPCINPELARSGCFSHGSAYIEAIAERSGFKLLEQGEVVHEFSEGHIEMGLLTVLQCR, from the coding sequence ATGACCCATGCCACCGCCATCTTTGATCTGAGTCTTGCGTTGGAGGCGTATGGCGCCGACCGCCTCGGCGAGGCCGAAAGTATCTGCCGCACTATCTGTGCGCAAGACCCGCCGCCAGTCGATGCGATGCACCTTCTCGGACTGATCGAAATGGCGCAAGGAAGGCTGGAGGCAGCAGTCGAAACGCTGACAGCCGTGACCAAATTTCAACCCGACGACGCAACGGCCCGGAACAATCTCGGCATTGCGCTGCGGAAGCACGGCAGATTGCCGGAAGCGATCGCCGCGTTCGAGAACGCCGTCGCCTGCCGCCCGACTTATCCGAACGCTCTCTACAACCTGGCTGTCGCATTGACCGATACGGGCAACAGAGGCTCGGCAATCGAACCCTTGCGCCGGTGCCTGTCACACGCGCCCGACCATGCCGGCGCCCGCTTCCTGCTCGGGGATCTGCTGGTCGATGCCGGCGATCATGAAGAGGCCACCGCCCATCTGGAGAGATATCTGGGCGAAAATCCGGACGACGTCGATGGCGCCCGCATGCGTCTGGCGCAGATGAACAGGGGGCCGGTCCCCTCAAGGGCTTCCGCGGCGCAGCTCGACCAACTCTATTCATCCAAGGCGCGCGACTGGGATCTGGCGGACGGTTATCTGGCGCATCGCCATGTCAGCGACGCGCTCGCCCGGCTGTTGCCTCGACACGGCAACCGGATCCTCGACATGGGATGCGGAACCGGACTGGTCGGTGGCCTGCTGCGAGATCGGGCCGCGCATCTGGCGGGCATTGATCTGTCCGGGGCGATGCTGTCAGTCGCGAGACAAAAATCGCTTTACGACACGCTTGTCCGTGACGATCTGGCGTCGTTTCTCTCCGCCACCTCGCTTCGGTTTAATGCGGTCGCGGCTGCGGCCGTCCTGATCCATTTCGGAGACCTGGCCACAATCCTCCCGAGCGTCGCCAATATCATGGATCCCGGAGGCCTATTTGCCTTCACAGTCTATCCAAATGACAAAGGAGACCGTCTTGGCTTTGGTCCCTGCATCAACCCGGAACTCGCCAGGTCGGGCTGTTTTTCCCACGGCTCCGCCTATATTGAGGCGATAGCCGAGCGCTCAGGCTTCAAGCTTCTTGAACAAGGCGAGGTTGTGCACGAATTCAGCGAAGGGCATATCGAAATGGGGCTGCTGACCGTTTTACAGTGTCGCTGA
- a CDS encoding GNAT family N-acetyltransferase, whose product MTITIKAASHADRGGWEKLWAENRAHFGAGDMDEAVIAGLWQRVRDPSSPMNAWLAFQAGEPVGLAHTILHPHTFSLRLVCYLEDLWVSPLHRGRGVATRLIEHLEVLGRQEGWRRLYWETAEDNAAARHLYDRVATLRPMATYQIELAN is encoded by the coding sequence ATGACGATAACGATCAAGGCCGCAAGCCACGCAGACAGAGGCGGCTGGGAAAAACTCTGGGCAGAAAACCGCGCGCATTTCGGTGCCGGGGACATGGACGAGGCGGTCATCGCCGGGCTGTGGCAGCGCGTACGCGATCCTTCCTCACCGATGAATGCCTGGCTCGCGTTTCAGGCTGGAGAACCTGTGGGGCTGGCGCATACAATTCTCCATCCCCACACATTCTCGCTCCGCCTCGTCTGCTATCTCGAAGACCTTTGGGTTTCTCCCCTGCACAGGGGCCGGGGCGTTGCGACGAGGCTCATCGAACATCTGGAGGTTCTGGGCAGGCAGGAGGGCTGGCGTCGCCTCTACTGGGAAACGGCCGAGGACAACGCGGCCGCCCGACACCTGTATGACCGCGTGGCGACGCTGAGGCCGATGGCGACTTACCAGATCGAGCTGGCTAACTGA
- a CDS encoding alpha/beta hydrolase family protein — translation MPNQALSVCLETDDGRLLGGFLWRHGGVAAARPIVIISAATSVRCRYYSRFADYLFLNGFDVLTFDYRGIGESRPKSLRGFRADWVDWGAHDLEAALAYAERTFPGQEIHVVGHSIGGFAIGLAPSNRRIGRILTVGSQFAYWRDYGEAERPRMYIKWHIVMPLLTRMFGYFPAKRLGWMEDTPAGVVRDWSRMKARFEHTVRQDLFIGGERESEILQRRFTRVTAPMLAIGLEDDPHGTPAALNRLLAYFTSSHRHHWRIAPADIGVSSIGHFAFFHDRFRDSLWPLALGWLRAGEIPADAPGLLLDEATPGTTT, via the coding sequence ATGCCGAACCAAGCATTGTCAGTGTGCCTTGAAACAGACGATGGCCGGCTTCTCGGCGGGTTTCTATGGCGACACGGCGGTGTTGCGGCCGCGCGCCCGATCGTGATCATCAGCGCCGCGACGTCTGTAAGGTGCCGCTACTACTCGCGCTTCGCTGACTACCTGTTTCTCAACGGATTCGATGTGCTCACCTTCGATTACCGGGGGATCGGCGAATCTCGGCCAAAATCCCTGCGCGGTTTCCGTGCCGACTGGGTGGATTGGGGCGCGCACGATCTGGAGGCGGCGCTCGCATACGCTGAACGCACTTTTCCGGGGCAGGAAATCCATGTCGTCGGCCATTCGATCGGGGGCTTTGCGATCGGGCTTGCGCCCTCGAACCGGCGGATCGGGCGCATTCTCACCGTCGGATCCCAATTCGCCTATTGGCGGGATTACGGCGAGGCCGAACGCCCGCGCATGTATATCAAGTGGCACATCGTCATGCCGCTGCTGACACGGATGTTCGGCTACTTTCCGGCCAAACGGCTTGGCTGGATGGAGGATACGCCCGCAGGCGTGGTCCGGGACTGGAGCCGAATGAAGGCCCGGTTCGAGCATACCGTGCGGCAGGATCTTTTCATCGGTGGGGAGCGGGAATCCGAAATCCTGCAAAGACGCTTCACCAGGGTGACGGCGCCCATGCTCGCGATTGGCCTTGAAGACGACCCGCACGGCACCCCGGCAGCCCTCAACCGGCTGCTCGCCTATTTCACGTCCAGCCACCGGCATCATTGGCGCATTGCCCCAGCGGACATCGGCGTATCATCCATCGGACACTTCGCCTTTTTCCATGACCGGTTCAGGGACAGTCTGTGGCCACTCGCGCTTGGCTGGCTGCGCGCGGGCGAGATCCCGGCCGACGCGCCCGGCCTTCTGCTCGATGAAGCAACTCCAGGGACAACGACATGA
- a CDS encoding cupin domain-containing protein, whose translation MSNEHPSIWREKRSFVFVRIAGSFGEKFEISQGKSMHPIVRLRELPLRTQSHGGAYEAHMAAVAAPFGAKRLGARYVEIPPGKKAWPFHCHHANDELFVILAGAGVLRYGEEEHDVSAGDVVVCPAGGVETAHQLRAAGSKPLRYLAVSTMNEPDVLEYPDSGKVAVFAGSAPGGEKAARSLELTVKKNAAVGYWEGEE comes from the coding sequence TTGTCGAATGAGCATCCCTCCATATGGCGTGAGAAGCGCTCATTTGTTTTCGTTAGGATTGCAGGCTCATTTGGCGAAAAGTTTGAAATCAGCCAGGGAAAGTCGATGCATCCAATCGTTCGCCTTCGAGAACTGCCGCTTCGGACACAATCGCATGGTGGAGCCTATGAAGCGCACATGGCTGCCGTCGCGGCACCGTTTGGCGCTAAGCGACTTGGCGCTCGCTACGTTGAAATTCCCCCGGGCAAAAAGGCTTGGCCCTTTCATTGTCACCACGCGAATGACGAGCTCTTTGTCATTCTGGCCGGGGCCGGCGTGCTGCGATATGGCGAGGAAGAACACGACGTAAGCGCTGGTGATGTCGTCGTTTGCCCCGCCGGTGGCGTTGAAACAGCTCATCAACTGCGGGCAGCAGGCTCCAAACCGCTGCGCTACCTAGCGGTCAGCACAATGAATGAGCCCGACGTCCTGGAATATCCCGATAGTGGCAAGGTGGCGGTTTTCGCGGGCTCCGCGCCGGGTGGTGAAAAAGCAGCCCGAAGCCTGGAACTAACCGTGAAGAAAAATGCTGCTGTCGGATATTGGGAGGGGGAGGAATGA
- a CDS encoding YbhB/YbcL family Raf kinase inhibitor-like protein, with protein sequence MKWSQNKRSALFAIPASWMQTLFIAAALLPTSALAMEMTSSSFENGGIIPLRHALNSLGCEGQNISPALQWRDAPPETKSFAVTMFDPDAPTDSGWWHWILVNIPADVTSLPERSQPREALSTNTDFGISGYRGPCPPVGAQPHRYVVTVYALNVSTLPLAVTSSGAMASYMINSHVLAKASIAGYFGR encoded by the coding sequence ATGAAGTGGAGTCAGAACAAGAGAAGTGCACTTTTCGCCATACCTGCGAGTTGGATGCAGACACTTTTCATTGCGGCCGCTTTGTTGCCGACATCAGCGCTCGCAATGGAAATGACGAGTTCGTCCTTCGAGAACGGAGGAATAATACCTCTGCGCCATGCGCTTAACAGTTTGGGTTGCGAAGGGCAGAATATTTCTCCTGCTTTGCAATGGCGTGACGCTCCTCCAGAAACGAAGAGCTTCGCTGTCACAATGTTCGATCCGGACGCGCCTACAGATAGCGGTTGGTGGCACTGGATTCTCGTAAACATCCCCGCGGATGTCACCAGCTTGCCGGAGCGATCCCAACCCAGAGAAGCGCTCTCGACAAACACCGACTTTGGCATCTCCGGGTATCGTGGCCCATGCCCACCAGTTGGTGCCCAGCCGCATCGTTACGTGGTTACGGTGTATGCACTTAATGTCAGCACACTGCCATTGGCGGTTACCTCTTCTGGCGCAATGGCCAGTTACATGATCAATAGCCACGTGCTCGCGAAAGCAAGCATTGCCGGTTATTTTGGACGCTGA
- a CDS encoding GNAT family N-acetyltransferase — translation MKKAEDRPVADSQGATAGRLVIRQLSSQDTAHLAPLLNAYCAEMYPASETENLRQEAATALLSSQTAEVIGGFLDGKLSAFAVFFDLPEAISNGRAGQLDDLYVAAGARGQRLAQEMVQAVALIGRARGWIHLRWLVPEDNAAALRTYERFAKAASWKSYVLWLGDGGSW, via the coding sequence TTGAAAAAGGCTGAAGACAGACCGGTGGCGGACTCGCAAGGCGCAACGGCAGGACGTCTGGTCATTCGCCAGCTTTCCAGCCAAGACACGGCGCATCTGGCGCCGCTCCTTAACGCTTATTGCGCAGAGATGTACCCCGCCTCAGAGACAGAGAACCTCCGTCAGGAGGCTGCCACCGCCTTGCTGTCGAGCCAGACGGCCGAGGTGATAGGCGGTTTCCTGGACGGCAAACTGTCGGCATTCGCCGTTTTCTTCGATCTGCCGGAAGCAATTTCAAACGGACGCGCCGGACAGCTCGACGACCTCTACGTGGCTGCTGGCGCTCGCGGCCAGCGTCTGGCGCAAGAAATGGTCCAGGCGGTAGCATTGATCGGCAGAGCGCGCGGTTGGATTCATCTGAGATGGCTTGTGCCAGAGGACAATGCAGCTGCGCTTCGGACCTATGAGCGCTTTGCCAAAGCAGCATCCTGGAAAAGCTACGTGTTGTGGTTGGGCGATGGCGGCTCTTGGTGA
- a CDS encoding MFS transporter: MKPNSSLSEHLSAALVRLLAVSAGATVANSYYNQAFLGHLKADFGLAAGTAAIVPVLTQAGNAFGVLLLAPLGDRLERKSLILRTFVALVMALIGAALSPSFVWLAVASLAVGLFTTVTQQIVPLAVHLAPPSERGRILGKVTGGILIGILLARTVSGTISDLWGWPFVFWFSAAMMTVIGVALALWLPRVPPTTDLSYLRLLGSLWALLRTHGVLRQAVAVQFLIFAAFIGFWSNLALLLSEPPYQLGGTAVGLLALVGVCGALAAPVAGGFTDRRGPAVVVSVGAGLVTVAFIVFGLWQGSLISLVTGILVMDLAVQSSQVANQTRVYALDPTARSRLNTVFMATMLAGGAVGAGVGGAAYAAWGWTGTCVFGASAAAMAFYLSRRS; encoded by the coding sequence ATGAAACCGAATAGCTCCCTATCTGAACATTTGTCCGCTGCACTGGTACGCCTTCTCGCGGTCAGCGCGGGTGCGACCGTCGCCAACAGTTACTATAATCAGGCATTCCTCGGTCATCTGAAGGCAGATTTTGGGCTGGCCGCGGGCACTGCTGCCATCGTGCCGGTTCTCACCCAGGCAGGTAATGCCTTCGGCGTGTTGCTTCTCGCCCCACTCGGAGACCGGCTGGAGCGCAAATCTCTCATTCTCCGTACTTTCGTTGCGTTGGTGATGGCGTTGATTGGTGCGGCCTTGTCTCCAAGTTTTGTGTGGCTGGCGGTCGCCAGTCTCGCTGTCGGATTATTCACCACCGTCACGCAGCAGATTGTTCCACTCGCTGTGCATCTTGCCCCACCTTCCGAGCGTGGACGCATTCTTGGCAAAGTGACGGGCGGCATATTGATCGGCATCCTGCTTGCCCGCACGGTGAGTGGCACAATCTCGGACCTTTGGGGTTGGCCTTTCGTGTTCTGGTTCTCGGCGGCAATGATGACGGTAATTGGGGTGGCACTTGCGCTCTGGCTGCCTCGTGTGCCGCCAACAACTGACTTGAGCTATCTGCGGCTGCTTGGTTCCTTATGGGCGCTTCTCCGAACGCATGGTGTTCTCCGGCAAGCAGTCGCAGTGCAATTCCTGATTTTCGCAGCCTTTATCGGTTTCTGGTCGAATCTCGCGCTGTTACTATCCGAACCGCCTTATCAGCTTGGTGGCACGGCGGTTGGCCTTCTGGCGCTTGTCGGAGTCTGCGGAGCGCTTGCCGCGCCAGTTGCCGGGGGCTTTACGGATCGACGCGGACCCGCCGTCGTCGTGTCAGTTGGCGCTGGCCTCGTCACGGTCGCTTTCATCGTCTTCGGGCTTTGGCAAGGTTCCCTCATCAGCTTGGTAACTGGTATCCTAGTTATGGACCTTGCCGTACAGTCCTCGCAGGTTGCGAACCAGACGCGTGTCTATGCACTCGACCCGACCGCCCGCAGCCGGCTTAACACGGTGTTCATGGCGACCATGCTCGCTGGGGGGGCGGTCGGCGCCGGCGTTGGAGGCGCTGCGTATGCCGCCTGGGGTTGGACCGGCACATGTGTTTTCGGCGCAAGTGCGGCCGCCATGGCGTTCTATCTGTCGCGAAGATCATGA
- a CDS encoding LysR substrate-binding domain-containing protein — protein sequence MFDAKCRRRTAASGEDGKYESERAMTETMRLSVPLNALRAFEAAARHMSIKDAAEEIGVTPSAVSHQLRILEDLLGVELMRRVGPRLELTETGRLLSPDLTVGFTQIIQAVATVKQERKLGPLRLSMLPTFAVHWLSPRMASYPFARSGFELLISTTQTAVDLGAGVADAAVRHGSGQWPGVLSERLFDENVTLLGRPDDWQTNDEIDIRQAISQTNLFLSQHRREDFQRWNETLPGGPTRPAAVTIVDSSGLGLKAAIDGAGITFAGIEIAACDIAAERLGPIMPHQVPANAGYYLCYPPALERDRRIRNVRTWMLAEAAKTCRSAEREKR from the coding sequence TTGTTCGATGCCAAGTGCAGGAGGAGAACGGCGGCATCCGGCGAGGACGGAAAATACGAGAGCGAGCGCGCCATGACCGAAACGATGCGATTGTCCGTGCCGCTGAATGCCCTGCGCGCTTTCGAGGCCGCCGCACGCCACATGTCGATCAAGGATGCGGCCGAAGAAATCGGCGTGACGCCCTCCGCCGTCAGTCATCAACTCAGGATCCTCGAGGATCTGCTCGGGGTAGAGTTGATGCGCCGCGTCGGACCGCGCCTTGAACTGACGGAGACCGGACGACTGTTGTCTCCGGATCTCACCGTCGGCTTCACGCAGATCATTCAGGCTGTCGCGACAGTGAAGCAGGAACGGAAGCTTGGTCCCTTGCGCCTGTCCATGCTGCCGACATTCGCGGTTCATTGGCTGTCGCCACGGATGGCGTCCTATCCATTTGCGAGGTCTGGCTTCGAACTTTTGATCTCTACGACCCAAACCGCCGTCGATCTTGGCGCCGGCGTTGCAGATGCAGCTGTGCGTCATGGTTCTGGGCAATGGCCTGGTGTTCTCTCCGAGCGCCTGTTCGACGAAAATGTAACGTTGCTCGGCCGTCCGGATGACTGGCAAACGAATGACGAAATCGATATTCGCCAAGCCATCTCGCAAACCAACCTGTTTCTGTCCCAGCATCGGCGCGAGGACTTCCAGCGTTGGAACGAAACGCTCCCGGGCGGTCCGACCCGCCCTGCGGCAGTCACAATCGTCGACTCTTCGGGCCTTGGCCTCAAGGCCGCGATCGACGGCGCAGGAATTACCTTTGCGGGCATCGAAATTGCCGCATGCGACATAGCCGCCGAAAGGCTCGGCCCGATCATGCCGCACCAAGTGCCGGCAAACGCAGGCTATTACCTCTGCTATCCGCCGGCCCTTGAGCGCGACCGCCGCATCAGGAATGTCAGGACCTGGATGCTGGCAGAGGCCGCAAAGACATGCCGATCAGCGGAGCGAGAGAAACGATAA